The genomic stretch tggaGTACAGACATGTTTCATGTTAAAGTCTGGTTTTGATTTATAGCAgagtttctttttgttttacttcataataaaaatgttttcggtccaaaataaaatgtagctCTCATGACAAAGACTTTAAAATCATCATCAATGATTTAGTGCTGTCACACCAACAGAGGCCGTTAGAACAGGAGAATGAAAGGATCAATAATACAGCAGGTTTCAGGCGCcattattatcaatattattatgatctatattgttgttgttgttgttgtggaacTGTAAACACACGGTTAACAGGGACACAACATGTTCACAGCGGATGTGAGTCCGCCTGATGAGCTCCGGCTCTTTGAAGTGCAGCAGCGGACTGTCATGCAAATGGATCCGATAGAGAGGAGCCTGCAGCCGGGGGAGGCCGGGAGAGACGGAGGGAGACGGGGGGAGGCCGGGGGAGGCCGAGGGAGACGGGGGGAGGCCGGGGGAGGAGGGCCGCGTCGGAGAGGAGGCCGGCTGTTTGTCTGGGCCTCATTCAGAACTTTAAAAGAACTTTAACATAACCCGAAGGAGGAAGAGCGGCGAGAGAGGAAGGCCaaggggtgagggagggggaggTGTGTGGGGGAGATAAGAGTCATAAAAGCGGCCATGTGACCGCGGCGGTTTTTAACGggcagctgatggaggaggaggcagcaggtgGAGCGAGAGGCTGTCAGTGAAGCTGCCTACCTGCagacaggtgagaggcaggctGGATCCGCACCGCGCAGAGGGAGCCCCCTCACCCGGAAAGATGTACGTGAGCTACCTGCAGCTGGACAAGGACCCCGCCATGTACCCGCACCAGAACACGGTGACCCGGCACCCGGGCCTCAGCCTCAGCCCGCAGAACTTCCCCGTCCCCGCCCCGCCCCAGTACCCGGACTTCGCCGgttaccaccaccaccaccaccacggcCTCGGCAACGACCCGCACACGGCACAGCATCAAGCCGGGCCCGGCGCAGGCGGCTGGAGCCCGGCCTACCCGCCTCCTCCGCCTCCGCCCACCCGGGAGGACTGGTCGTCCCACCACTacgcggcggcggcggcggctgcgGCGGCCGGCGGGTCCCCCGCGGCTTCCAGCGGCCCGACCCTGGGCTTCAGCCCCCCGGAGTTCCCGGGACAGCCGCCTGCGCTGATGGCCGCCTCCCTGAACGCGTCGGCCGGGCAGCTGTCCCCCGGGTCCCCGCGGAGGAGAAACCCCTACGACTGGATACGAAGCGCCGCACCGCCCAGCAACCCgagtaagacacacacacacacacacacacctgttgcaCAAATGATCCAAT from Parambassis ranga chromosome 14, fParRan2.1, whole genome shotgun sequence encodes the following:
- the cdx1b gene encoding homeobox protein CDX-1b; this encodes MYVSYLQLDKDPAMYPHQNTVTRHPGLSLSPQNFPVPAPPQYPDFAGYHHHHHHGLGNDPHTAQHQAGPGAGGWSPAYPPPPPPPTREDWSSHHYAAAAAAAAAGGSPAASSGPTLGFSPPEFPGQPPALMAASLNASAGQLSPGSPRRRNPYDWIRSAAPPSNPNGKTRTKDKYRVVYTDHQRLELEKEFHYSKYITIRRKAELATALSLSERQVKIWFQNRRAKERKINKKKLQQPASSTTTPTPPTGTGGGGSASLHGGGGSVAMVTSSSNGLVSPSSLSLNIKEEY